Proteins encoded within one genomic window of Geotalea daltonii FRC-32:
- a CDS encoding tetratricopeptide repeat protein: MKNKFYLILPLLCIIFPGCAANHAQTPPSLQPQAVQPSINIIESRARYIFSLSRLHLLEGDLDGALSLLQAAAEADPQAAYIHKAEAQIYLQMNRYQDALQACEKAIKLDPEFAEAQILAGNILVALQRDKDAIPYYKKAIELEPAKEDIYLHLAIAYLKTFEYEGAVNTLKALIKVSPDSALGYYYLGKTYDQMKLSNEAIKYYKKAVELKPDFDQAFIDLAITQEMQGLTKDAINAYKELLKINPVNYTVVQHLVQLYIQNKDMESALILLQDMARNNVGGQESHRKLGLILLEMERYEDAITEFCDILRQDPEAYQVRYYLASTYEEMEDFETAIEEFKKIPTSSTYYYDAVGHLAYLYKEMGQEAKGIQLLKESIAEQPTKIELYLNLAGLYESMDRFVDGLQVLSEIDDRFPSDPRLNFRMGVLYDKIGNKDASIARMKKVLQLTPNDVQALNYLGYTYAELGVNLDEALQYLKKASSLRPDDGFIIDSLGWVYFKMKHYDQAVRQLERAVELVDDDATVISHLADVYYAKKEYRKALAGFRRALKLEPDNRSIAEKIKKIMAETGEK; this comes from the coding sequence ATGAAAAACAAGTTTTACCTCATCCTTCCCTTGCTCTGCATCATCTTCCCGGGATGCGCTGCCAATCATGCCCAGACCCCACCGTCCCTTCAGCCACAGGCTGTCCAGCCTTCAATTAATATAATTGAATCACGAGCCAGGTACATTTTCTCCCTGTCCCGTCTCCATCTCCTAGAGGGTGACCTGGATGGAGCTCTGTCACTTCTGCAGGCAGCTGCCGAGGCAGACCCGCAGGCGGCTTATATTCATAAGGCCGAAGCCCAGATTTATCTGCAGATGAACCGCTACCAGGATGCTCTGCAAGCCTGTGAAAAGGCCATAAAACTCGATCCTGAGTTTGCCGAGGCCCAGATTCTTGCCGGAAATATCCTGGTGGCACTGCAACGTGACAAGGATGCCATACCCTATTACAAGAAAGCCATAGAGCTTGAACCTGCCAAGGAAGACATCTATCTTCATCTGGCCATTGCCTATTTGAAAACATTTGAATATGAGGGTGCTGTCAATACACTGAAAGCACTGATAAAAGTTTCACCCGATTCTGCGTTGGGCTATTACTATCTGGGAAAAACATATGACCAGATGAAACTGTCTAACGAAGCGATCAAATATTACAAAAAAGCAGTTGAGTTGAAACCTGACTTTGACCAAGCATTTATTGATCTTGCTATTACCCAGGAAATGCAAGGTCTGACAAAGGATGCCATCAATGCCTATAAGGAACTGCTAAAGATAAATCCTGTCAATTACACAGTTGTCCAGCATCTGGTACAGCTCTATATACAGAATAAAGATATGGAGTCAGCCCTGATACTGTTGCAGGATATGGCGAGGAATAATGTCGGGGGGCAGGAATCTCACCGCAAGCTGGGACTGATCCTGCTTGAGATGGAGCGTTACGAGGATGCGATTACCGAGTTCTGCGACATTCTGCGCCAAGATCCGGAGGCCTACCAGGTCAGGTACTATCTGGCATCCACCTATGAGGAAATGGAAGATTTTGAAACTGCCATAGAAGAGTTTAAAAAAATCCCGACTTCATCGACTTATTATTATGACGCAGTTGGGCATCTGGCGTACCTGTACAAGGAAATGGGCCAGGAAGCAAAGGGAATACAGCTTCTCAAGGAATCCATTGCTGAACAACCGACCAAGATTGAGCTTTATCTGAATCTGGCTGGACTCTACGAGTCCATGGATCGTTTTGTTGATGGTCTGCAGGTGCTTTCCGAGATTGATGACAGATTTCCCAGCGACCCGCGTCTCAATTTCCGCATGGGTGTTCTCTATGACAAGATTGGCAACAAGGATGCTTCAATCGCCCGGATGAAGAAGGTTTTACAGTTGACGCCAAACGATGTGCAGGCATTGAACTACCTGGGTTATACCTACGCGGAACTGGGTGTCAACCTTGATGAGGCACTGCAGTACCTGAAAAAGGCTTCTTCGCTAAGGCCTGACGACGGCTTCATCATTGACAGTCTGGGCTGGGTCTACTTCAAGATGAAGCATTACGATCAGGCGGTGCGACAACTGGAGCGGGCAGTGGAACTGGTGGATGATGATGCCACTGTTATCAGTCACCTGGCAGATGTCTACTATGCAAAAAAAGAGTACCGCAAGGCCCTGGCCGGATTCCGTCGCGCCCTGAAACTTGAACCTGACAACAGAAGCATTGCCGAAAAAATAAAAAAAATAATGGCTGAGACCGGTGAAAAATGA
- a CDS encoding M48 family metallopeptidase, with protein sequence MGRFHFFFLSLLLLFIGNGCAVNPERVGGFNLISVEEEKQLGEKFAAEIEKEQKVVKDPEVQAYINRIGEKLLTGVEKVEFPYTFKVVKDDNINAFAIPGGHTYVNTGLIKAAESEDELAAVMAHEINHVVARHSTRQLTQQYGYSLLLQLVLGQDPNLLAQLASQLFGKAGSLYYSRGMESQADYLGVKTMYNAGYDPAGMEKFFQKLQAENKQEPGKLTKFLSSHPLTSERIQNVKAEIGKLPPKSFGASQASPEFSRIKAKVQQQ encoded by the coding sequence ATGGGGAGATTTCACTTCTTTTTTCTGTCTCTGCTTCTGCTGTTTATCGGTAACGGTTGTGCTGTCAACCCGGAGAGAGTCGGCGGTTTCAACCTCATTTCCGTGGAAGAAGAGAAACAGCTGGGTGAAAAATTTGCCGCAGAGATAGAGAAGGAGCAAAAGGTGGTAAAAGACCCGGAGGTCCAGGCCTATATCAACAGGATTGGCGAAAAACTTCTGACCGGCGTGGAGAAAGTGGAGTTCCCCTATACCTTCAAGGTTGTCAAGGATGACAACATTAATGCCTTTGCCATTCCGGGCGGTCACACCTATGTCAATACCGGCCTTATCAAGGCTGCCGAAAGTGAGGACGAGCTGGCGGCCGTCATGGCCCATGAGATCAATCACGTTGTCGCCCGGCATTCCACCAGACAGCTGACCCAGCAGTACGGTTACTCACTTCTGCTCCAGCTGGTGCTTGGCCAGGACCCGAACCTGCTGGCCCAGCTTGCTTCGCAGCTTTTCGGCAAAGCCGGGTCATTATACTACAGTCGAGGCATGGAGAGCCAGGCCGATTACCTGGGAGTCAAAACCATGTACAATGCGGGGTACGACCCTGCGGGGATGGAAAAGTTCTTCCAGAAACTCCAGGCCGAGAACAAACAGGAGCCTGGAAAACTAACCAAATTTCTCTCCTCGCACCCCTTGACTTCGGAGCGCATCCAGAACGTCAAGGCGGAGATCGGCAAACTTCCTCCAAAGTCTTTCGGAGCTTCGCAGGCATCCCCTGAATTTTCCAGAATCAAGGCAAAGGTACAGCAGCAGTGA
- a CDS encoding bifunctional aminoglycoside phosphotransferase/ATP-binding protein, which yields MSFLLITDHYVYKIKKPVNFGFLDFTTMDRRRFYCQEEVRLNRRLCPDIYLGVVEIRKTRSGIFIDGEGRIVDYAVKMKRLPEERMLHVLLRENNVSEMDMRRIAATIADFHRAAERNPETDSYGSLDSIIYNWEENFHQLQEFVGISISGCQLQFLKSWVSSFIDQNRHLFLERTEKGFIRECDGDIHSENICLTDTVCIFDCIEFNKRFRCCDTAADLAFLLMDLDYNRKSYLGDVLLDEYLLQTGDKGLTALIDFYKTYRAVVRGKVESFKLQEPEIPAGEKELAGQRASLYFHLARGYQLRQRLKPTLFITCGLMGSGKSSLTKALALELGLETTVSDAIRKEIAESAKDRSDYGEGIYSQSWTDATYKELLIRSEHALAAGNSIIVDATFRRRSDRLAFRLVAEKLGVDFVIISLSCPDQITKKRLMQRDKDPLALSDGRWDLFHRQKSEFQPLEENEGKTIPIDSSAPLLDNIDHLLGKLELIQCA from the coding sequence GTGTCATTTCTTCTTATAACCGACCATTATGTCTATAAGATCAAAAAACCTGTCAATTTCGGTTTTCTCGATTTTACCACCATGGATCGAAGGCGCTTTTACTGCCAGGAAGAGGTCCGTCTGAATCGTCGTCTTTGTCCAGATATTTATCTGGGTGTTGTAGAGATCAGGAAAACCCGGTCAGGAATTTTCATCGACGGAGAAGGCAGGATAGTCGACTATGCCGTAAAGATGAAAAGACTGCCGGAAGAGCGAATGCTGCATGTCCTACTCAGGGAAAATAATGTTTCGGAAATGGACATGCGTCGCATTGCAGCGACTATTGCCGATTTTCATAGGGCTGCAGAACGCAACCCTGAAACAGACAGCTATGGCAGCCTCGACAGCATAATTTACAACTGGGAAGAAAATTTTCACCAGTTGCAAGAGTTTGTCGGCATTTCGATTTCCGGGTGTCAGCTGCAGTTTCTCAAGTCATGGGTAAGCAGCTTCATTGATCAAAACCGGCACCTGTTTCTGGAAAGAACCGAAAAAGGTTTCATCAGGGAATGTGACGGTGACATACACTCAGAGAATATATGCCTCACTGATACAGTCTGCATTTTTGATTGCATTGAGTTCAATAAACGATTCCGTTGCTGTGACACAGCTGCAGATCTGGCTTTTCTGCTCATGGACCTGGACTACAACAGAAAGAGCTACCTGGGTGATGTTCTGCTGGATGAATACCTGTTGCAGACCGGGGATAAGGGACTGACGGCGTTGATTGATTTCTACAAGACCTATCGTGCCGTTGTCCGAGGCAAGGTGGAAAGCTTCAAACTGCAAGAGCCGGAGATTCCTGCGGGGGAAAAAGAGTTGGCCGGACAAAGGGCGAGCCTTTATTTCCATCTGGCACGGGGCTACCAGTTGCGGCAACGACTTAAGCCTACGCTTTTCATAACCTGTGGCCTGATGGGGAGCGGCAAAAGCTCATTGACCAAGGCACTGGCATTGGAATTGGGACTTGAAACCACTGTTTCGGATGCCATAAGAAAAGAAATTGCCGAATCGGCAAAGGACAGAAGTGACTACGGTGAAGGGATATATAGCCAAAGCTGGACAGATGCAACCTACAAAGAACTTCTTATTCGCAGTGAACATGCCCTGGCTGCAGGAAACAGCATCATCGTCGATGCCACATTCCGACGCAGGTCAGATCGTTTGGCGTTCAGACTTGTGGCAGAAAAACTGGGCGTTGATTTCGTTATTATCTCATTGTCTTGTCCCGATCAAATCACCAAAAAGCGCCTTATGCAGCGCGATAAGGACCCTCTGGCATTATCCGACGGCAGATGGGATCTGTTCCACCGGCAAAAGTCAGAGTTTCAGCCGTTGGAAGAAAATGAAGGGAAAACAATTCCCATTGATAGTTCCGCCCCTTTATTGGATAATATCGATCATCTTCTCGGTAAACTGGAGCTGATCCAATGCGCATGA
- a CDS encoding M3 family oligoendopeptidase: MEQKNLDALIWKTHTLYPGPQSAELENDFQKAPAKAMDFRERYRGKVASLDGAGLLQALKEYEELEELIVKPQLYAHLLFAADSEDEVNKRLSQKAAEFGNQMSREVLFFDLEIIQLEEPAFSVLAADERLANYRHYMESQRKFRPHMLPEREETLLKQKSLTGTEAFSRLFDEVSASFRYKLELDGEEQELTGEELLGLLHHPQASVRERAFTVFLKRHEEQAIVFSTVFNTVALDHGQDQELRSYRHPMEPTNLGNEIPAEVVNRLMSVSEANYPLAQEYFRIKAKLLKMDRLKNTDVYAPLGDTTRRYTFDEARDLALAAYGRFSPAFRDMAAAFFHEGRVDALPRPGKSGGAFCMGMTPSLPPYVLLNFTGNLRDVATIAHELGHGIHFTLAQHQTMVNYHAPLPLAETASVFGEMLLTRHLLEEENDPQVKIALLCAQIEDIIATTFRQNVLTRFEERMHLERQNGLLTATRLCELWWEENARLFGDAVEMIDAYRWGWSYISHFIHARFYCYSYTFAELLVLSLYQRYLSEGEAFIPVYREILASGGSRSPANTVRSAGIDLSAPDFWQNGYDVLRDLVENLKLLIKP; the protein is encoded by the coding sequence ATGGAACAAAAGAATCTGGACGCGCTCATATGGAAGACGCACACCCTCTACCCTGGCCCACAGTCGGCTGAGCTGGAAAATGATTTCCAAAAGGCGCCGGCTAAGGCGATGGACTTCCGAGAGCGTTATCGGGGTAAGGTTGCGAGCCTTGACGGGGCTGGTTTGCTGCAGGCCCTTAAGGAATACGAAGAACTGGAAGAATTAATCGTCAAACCGCAGCTTTATGCCCATTTGCTCTTTGCCGCCGATTCCGAGGATGAAGTCAATAAGCGTCTTTCGCAAAAGGCTGCTGAATTCGGCAATCAGATGAGCAGAGAGGTCCTCTTTTTCGATCTGGAGATCATTCAGCTGGAGGAGCCGGCTTTTTCTGTTCTGGCTGCCGATGAACGGCTGGCCAACTACCGCCATTACATGGAAAGCCAGCGCAAGTTCCGGCCGCACATGCTGCCGGAGCGGGAAGAAACCCTCCTGAAGCAGAAGAGCCTGACCGGTACAGAAGCCTTCTCCCGGCTTTTTGACGAAGTATCGGCATCTTTCCGTTACAAATTGGAGCTTGATGGGGAAGAACAGGAACTTACCGGCGAGGAACTGCTGGGACTACTGCATCATCCACAAGCTTCGGTCAGAGAACGGGCCTTTACGGTCTTTCTCAAACGTCATGAAGAGCAGGCCATTGTCTTTTCCACGGTTTTCAACACGGTGGCACTGGATCACGGCCAGGATCAGGAGCTCCGCAGCTATCGGCATCCCATGGAACCCACCAATCTGGGCAATGAAATTCCTGCTGAGGTTGTGAACCGGTTGATGTCGGTCTCGGAAGCAAACTACCCGCTGGCCCAGGAATACTTCCGCATCAAGGCAAAACTGCTGAAGATGGATAGGTTGAAAAACACCGACGTCTATGCCCCTCTGGGGGACACTACCAGAAGATATACCTTCGACGAGGCCCGCGATCTGGCATTGGCAGCATACGGGCGGTTTTCACCCGCTTTTCGGGATATGGCCGCAGCTTTTTTCCATGAGGGGCGAGTAGATGCCCTGCCGCGGCCGGGTAAAAGCGGTGGCGCCTTCTGTATGGGGATGACGCCCTCTCTTCCCCCCTATGTCTTGCTCAACTTCACCGGCAATTTGCGCGATGTGGCCACAATTGCCCATGAATTGGGGCACGGCATTCACTTCACACTGGCACAGCACCAGACCATGGTCAATTATCACGCTCCCCTTCCCCTGGCGGAAACAGCTTCAGTCTTCGGCGAAATGCTGCTCACACGCCACCTGCTGGAGGAAGAGAATGATCCACAGGTTAAGATTGCCCTGCTCTGTGCACAAATAGAGGATATAATAGCCACCACTTTCCGGCAGAACGTCCTTACCCGGTTCGAGGAACGGATGCATCTGGAACGGCAGAACGGGCTTCTGACAGCGACAAGGCTCTGCGAGCTGTGGTGGGAGGAAAATGCCCGGCTTTTTGGGGATGCGGTGGAGATGATCGATGCGTATCGCTGGGGGTGGAGCTATATTTCCCACTTCATCCACGCCCGCTTCTACTGCTATTCCTATACGTTTGCCGAGCTCCTCGTCCTCTCCCTCTACCAAAGATATCTGTCTGAAGGAGAGGCCTTCATTCCCGTTTACCGGGAGATCCTCGCCAGTGGCGGCTCCCGATCACCGGCAAATACGGTAAGATCGGCCGGTATAGACCTGTCAGCTCCCGATTTCTGGCAGAACGGCTACGATGTCCTTCGCGACCTCGTGGAAAATTTGAAACTCTTGATCAAACCCTGA
- the opp4C gene encoding oligopeptide ABC transporter permease yields MTRRDSYLRDVVWRRFRGNPLALSGALVVCIMFLISFLAPAITPYQPNTLDAYHVLLPPSTSHWFGTDDLGRDVFSRMVFGARVSLKVGFVAIGIATVIGTVVGLIAGYYGGWVDSLLMRFVDIMLCFPTFFLILAIVTIREPSILNIMLIIGFTGWMGVSRLVRAEVLSLRERDFVLAARAIGCSDLRIIFRHILPNAIGPVLVYATLGIAAAILTESSLSFLGIGVQPPEPSWGNILASGKEFLEFAWWLFLFPGLAITITTLSYYLVGEGIRDALDPRNKW; encoded by the coding sequence ATGACCAGGCGGGACAGCTACTTGCGGGATGTCGTCTGGAGGCGCTTCCGAGGAAATCCCTTGGCACTTTCCGGTGCCCTGGTAGTCTGCATCATGTTCCTCATTTCCTTTTTGGCACCGGCGATAACCCCCTATCAGCCGAACACGCTCGATGCCTACCACGTGCTTCTGCCCCCCTCCACGAGCCACTGGTTCGGCACCGATGATCTGGGGCGTGATGTCTTCAGCCGCATGGTCTTTGGCGCCAGGGTTTCCCTCAAGGTCGGCTTTGTCGCCATCGGCATTGCCACGGTAATCGGCACCGTCGTCGGACTTATTGCCGGTTACTATGGCGGCTGGGTCGACAGTCTGCTCATGCGCTTCGTCGACATCATGCTCTGTTTCCCCACCTTCTTTCTCATATTGGCCATAGTGACCATTAGGGAACCCTCCATACTGAACATCATGCTCATCATCGGTTTTACCGGATGGATGGGGGTTTCCCGACTGGTGCGGGCAGAGGTCCTTTCCCTCCGGGAGCGGGATTTCGTCCTGGCTGCGCGTGCCATTGGCTGCTCGGACCTGCGCATCATTTTTCGACACATTTTGCCCAATGCCATAGGTCCGGTGTTGGTCTATGCCACACTGGGCATTGCAGCTGCCATTCTTACCGAATCTTCCCTGTCTTTTTTAGGGATTGGCGTTCAGCCCCCCGAGCCTAGCTGGGGTAACATCCTTGCCTCCGGCAAGGAATTTCTCGAATTTGCCTGGTGGCTTTTTCTCTTTCCCGGATTGGCCATCACCATTACCACACTATCCTATTACCTGGTGGGGGAGGGGATCAGAGATGCCCTTGACCCGCGAAACAAGTGGTGA
- a CDS encoding peptide-binding protein yields MRIGLIVSLWLLFFTLLVSCTDKKLPETTTRDAGTPAYGDAIIIGSIGEPSTLVPILASDSASRDIAGLIYNGLVRYDKNLKLEGELAQSWDVSRDGLTITFHLRKGVTWHDGHPFTSRDVLYTYRVTIDPKTPTAYAENFKQVKRAEALDPYTFRVTYDKPFAPALESWDQSILPAHLLEGKDITKSELSRNPVGTGPYKFKEWTAGQQLVLESNHHYFEGRPRIDRYVYRIIPDSSTMYMELKAGGLDYMGLNPVQYQRQTDTPEFLSRFNKYRYPASIYTYLGYNLRHPLFRDKRVRQAMSSAINKDEIIQGVLLGMGQVAHGPYKPGTWPHKTDIGDFDYNPDRARKLLAEAGWKLNSAGMLVKDGKPFSFTILTNQGNDLRLKTALIIQQRLKAVGINVKVRVVEWASFLKNFIDKGDFEAIIMGWSIPPDPDLFDVWHSSKTGPRELNFIGFKNREVDQLIEKGRSTFDLKERKRCYFRIQDILAEEQPYTFLYVPDALPTVNARFRGIEPAPAGIMYNFIRWYVPREEQLY; encoded by the coding sequence ATGAGGATCGGCCTGATAGTCTCTCTCTGGCTGTTATTTTTCACCCTCCTTGTATCCTGCACGGATAAAAAATTACCAGAAACCACCACAAGGGACGCCGGTACCCCCGCATACGGAGACGCTATCATTATCGGCTCCATCGGCGAACCTTCCACACTTGTTCCCATCCTGGCTTCTGATTCCGCTTCCCGTGATATTGCCGGACTGATCTACAACGGCCTTGTCAGGTATGACAAAAACCTGAAACTGGAGGGAGAACTTGCCCAATCATGGGATGTTTCCAGAGACGGTCTGACCATTACCTTTCATCTGCGTAAAGGGGTAACCTGGCATGACGGGCATCCCTTTACCTCCCGTGATGTCCTTTATACCTATCGAGTGACCATCGATCCGAAAACGCCCACCGCCTATGCCGAAAATTTCAAGCAGGTGAAGCGGGCCGAGGCACTAGATCCATACACCTTCCGTGTCACCTACGATAAGCCCTTCGCGCCTGCCTTGGAATCATGGGATCAATCAATTCTTCCTGCCCACCTGCTGGAAGGGAAGGATATAACCAAAAGTGAGTTGAGCCGCAATCCTGTCGGAACCGGTCCCTACAAGTTCAAGGAGTGGACTGCCGGGCAGCAGCTGGTTTTGGAATCCAACCACCACTACTTCGAGGGGCGGCCGCGGATCGACCGTTACGTCTACCGCATCATTCCCGACAGCTCAACCATGTATATGGAACTGAAGGCAGGGGGGCTTGATTACATGGGACTGAACCCGGTGCAGTACCAGCGGCAGACCGATACACCCGAATTTCTCTCCAGGTTTAACAAGTACCGGTATCCCGCTTCGATTTACACTTATCTGGGCTATAATCTGCGCCATCCACTGTTTCGGGACAAAAGGGTGCGGCAAGCCATGTCCTCGGCCATCAACAAGGACGAGATCATTCAAGGGGTCCTGCTCGGCATGGGGCAAGTGGCCCATGGCCCATACAAGCCGGGTACCTGGCCCCATAAAACAGATATCGGAGATTTTGACTATAATCCAGACCGGGCACGAAAACTTCTGGCCGAGGCCGGATGGAAATTGAATTCAGCCGGCATGCTGGTAAAAGACGGCAAGCCCTTTTCCTTTACCATCCTTACCAATCAGGGAAACGACCTGCGCCTGAAGACCGCTCTGATCATCCAACAGCGCCTGAAAGCCGTCGGCATCAATGTTAAGGTCAGGGTGGTGGAGTGGGCATCGTTCCTGAAGAATTTCATCGACAAGGGGGATTTCGAAGCGATTATCATGGGGTGGTCCATTCCTCCCGACCCAGACCTTTTCGATGTCTGGCATTCCAGCAAGACCGGCCCCAGAGAGCTCAATTTCATCGGTTTCAAAAACAGAGAGGTCGATCAGCTCATTGAAAAAGGACGCTCCACATTCGATTTGAAGGAGCGCAAGCGCTGCTATTTCCGCATCCAGGATATCCTGGCCGAAGAGCAACCCTATACCTTCCTCTATGTGCCCGATGCATTGCCCACCGTAAATGCCCGGTTTCGCGGGATAGAACCGGCGCCGGCGGGAATCATGTATAATTTCATCAGGTGGTATGTTCCAAGGGAGGAGCAGCTCTACTGA
- a CDS encoding ABC transporter permease, which yields MIYYLAKRMLLMIPLLIGITVITFGVIHLTPGEPVEMQVAMNPKVSAETRDRLRKYYELDKPIHVQYYRWVSRLARLDFGNSFSPDGRPVAAKIRERLPITINLNIISLILEFALAIPIGVMAATHRNGPLDRWTTVFVFLGFATPLFWLSLILMYLFGIKLGWLPISGLHSLGYATHGFWWQLWDLAKHLVLPVSVATFGSLAGLSRYMRSGMIDTLGQDYITTARAKGLSERTVVYKHALRNALLPVITLLGLSVPGLIGGSVIFESIFSIPGMGQLFYQGVMARDYPLVMGILVIGAVLTLLGNLLADVGYALADPRIRHGRGGGL from the coding sequence ATGATCTACTATCTTGCAAAGCGTATGTTGCTGATGATACCGCTGCTTATCGGTATTACCGTCATTACCTTCGGCGTCATCCACCTTACCCCTGGTGAACCGGTGGAGATGCAGGTGGCCATGAATCCCAAAGTGTCAGCTGAGACCAGGGACCGCTTGCGGAAATACTACGAGCTGGACAAGCCGATCCATGTCCAGTATTACCGCTGGGTATCCCGTCTGGCCCGCCTGGATTTCGGCAACTCTTTCTCCCCCGATGGCCGACCGGTGGCGGCCAAGATCCGGGAAAGACTCCCCATCACCATCAATCTGAACATCATCTCGCTGATCCTTGAATTTGCCCTGGCCATACCCATCGGTGTCATGGCTGCGACCCACCGCAATGGGCCTCTCGACCGCTGGACGACGGTTTTCGTCTTCCTCGGCTTTGCAACGCCGCTGTTTTGGCTCAGCCTGATCCTCATGTACCTGTTCGGCATCAAGCTCGGCTGGCTGCCCATTTCAGGTCTTCATTCCCTCGGTTATGCAACCCACGGCTTCTGGTGGCAGTTGTGGGACCTGGCCAAACATCTTGTCCTGCCGGTCAGTGTTGCCACATTCGGCAGTCTGGCCGGGTTGTCAAGGTACATGAGGAGCGGCATGATCGATACCCTCGGCCAGGATTACATCACCACCGCCAGGGCCAAAGGGCTTTCCGAGCGGACGGTGGTTTATAAGCACGCCCTGCGTAACGCCCTGCTGCCGGTGATAACCCTGCTGGGCCTTTCTGTGCCTGGCCTGATCGGCGGCAGTGTCATTTTCGAGAGCATCTTTTCCATCCCCGGCATGGGACAACTCTTCTATCAGGGGGTGATGGCCCGGGACTATCCGCTGGTCATGGGGATACTCGTCATTGGTGCGGTCCTGACCCTGCTCGGCAATCTTCTGGCCGATGTGGGCTACGCACTCGCCGACCCGCGCATTCGTCACGGGCGAGGGGGGGGATTATGA